A window from Mycobacterium saskatchewanense encodes these proteins:
- the ftsY gene encoding signal recognition particle-docking protein FtsY, whose protein sequence is MSQGLWIAVAVVAVLVVIAVLVLGLVRYRRRRISLASRPEPGILDRPKGYTASSGITFSQTVQPADRIDTTGLPSVGDDATVPRDAPRRTISDVELPEPAPLAPPKAPPAPEAQPEAPAAPEIEAIEPTEGRLERLRGRLAKSQNAFGRSLLGLIGGGDLDEDSWQDVEDTLLVADLGPVVTESIMSQLRSRLASTDVRTEADAKAALRDVLIKELQPGMDRSIRALPHADRPSVLLVVGVNGTGKTTTVGKLARVLVADGRRVVLGAADTFRAAAADQLQTWASRVGAEVVRAPEGADPASVAFDSVDKGIATGADVVLIDTAGRLHTKVGLMDELGKVKRVVSKRAQVDEVLLVLDATIGQNGLAQARVFAEVVDITGAVLTKLDGTAKGGIVFRVQQELGVPVKLVGLGEGPDDLAPFEPAAFVDALLG, encoded by the coding sequence GTGTCACAAGGTCTTTGGATCGCCGTCGCGGTCGTAGCCGTCCTGGTCGTCATCGCCGTGCTGGTCCTCGGCCTGGTGCGGTACCGCCGGCGGCGAATCAGCCTGGCCTCGCGGCCGGAGCCCGGCATCCTGGACCGCCCCAAGGGCTACACCGCGTCGTCGGGCATCACGTTCAGCCAGACCGTCCAGCCGGCCGACCGGATCGACACCACCGGGCTGCCGTCGGTGGGCGACGACGCCACCGTGCCCCGGGACGCGCCGCGCCGCACGATCTCCGACGTCGAGCTGCCGGAGCCGGCGCCTTTAGCCCCGCCCAAGGCGCCGCCGGCGCCCGAAGCCCAGCCCGAGGCGCCCGCCGCGCCCGAGATCGAGGCCATCGAGCCCACCGAAGGACGCCTGGAACGGCTCCGCGGCCGCCTGGCCAAGTCGCAGAATGCGTTCGGGCGGAGTCTTCTCGGCCTGATCGGCGGCGGCGACCTCGACGAAGACTCGTGGCAGGACGTCGAGGACACCCTGCTCGTCGCCGACCTGGGCCCGGTGGTCACCGAGTCGATCATGTCGCAACTGCGCAGCCGCCTGGCCAGCACCGACGTCCGCACCGAAGCCGACGCCAAGGCCGCGCTGCGCGACGTGCTGATCAAGGAGCTGCAGCCCGGCATGGACCGCTCGATCCGCGCCCTGCCGCACGCGGACCGCCCGTCGGTGCTGCTGGTAGTCGGGGTCAACGGCACCGGCAAGACCACCACCGTCGGCAAGCTGGCCCGGGTGCTCGTCGCCGACGGCCGGCGCGTGGTCCTCGGTGCGGCCGACACCTTCCGGGCCGCGGCGGCCGACCAGCTGCAGACCTGGGCGTCGCGGGTCGGGGCCGAGGTGGTGCGCGCGCCCGAGGGCGCCGACCCGGCGTCGGTGGCGTTCGACTCCGTCGACAAGGGCATCGCCACGGGCGCCGACGTCGTCCTCATCGACACCGCCGGGCGGCTCCACACCAAGGTCGGGCTGATGGACGAACTCGGCAAGGTCAAGCGCGTGGTGAGCAAGCGGGCCCAGGTCGACGAGGTGTTGCTGGTGCTCGACGCCACGATCGGGCAGAACGGGCTGGCTCAGGCGCGGGTGTTCGCCGAGGTTGTCGACATCACCGGTGCGGTGTTGACCAAGCTCGACGGAACTGCCAAGGGCGGCATCGTGTTCCGGGTTCAACAGGAACTCGGCGTGCCGGTGAAGCTGGTCGGGCTCGGCGAAGGCCCCGACGATCTGGCGCCGTTCGAGCCGGCCGCATTCGTCGACGCTCTGCTTGGCTGA
- a CDS encoding ammonium transporter, which produces MLASSALVLLMTPGLAFFYGGMVRTRSVLNMIMMSISAMGVVTVLWVLYGYSMSFGNDKGGVVGNPGDYWGLKGLIGGNAVKADPTKGISATDIPLAGTMPATVFVAFQLMFAIITVALISGAVADRLKFTAWLVFAGLWATLVYFPVAHWVFAADGFASEKGGWINNKLHAIDFAGGTAVHINSGVAGLALAIVLGKRKGWPTTLFRPHNLPFVMLGAGLLWFGWFGFNAGSATSSNGSAGSTFMTTTIATATAMLAWLLTERIRDGKPTTLGAASGIVAGLVAITPSCSSVNVLGALAIGAIAGVVCALAVGLKFKLGYDDSLDVVGVHMIGGLTGTLLVGLLAAPESPAINGVTGVSKGLFYGGGWSQLERQAVGAFAVLFYSGIVTLILALILKYTIGLRVSAEEEATGIDEIEHAESGYDFGTIGGQGSVLPAARIPVDDRNGLEDRAGDKVEAEQS; this is translated from the coding sequence ATGTTGGCTAGTTCCGCCTTGGTGCTGTTGATGACGCCGGGGCTGGCGTTCTTCTACGGCGGCATGGTCCGCACCAGAAGCGTGCTCAACATGATCATGATGAGCATCAGCGCGATGGGCGTGGTCACCGTGCTGTGGGTGCTCTACGGCTATTCGATGTCATTCGGCAACGACAAAGGTGGAGTCGTAGGTAACCCGGGCGATTACTGGGGCCTGAAAGGCCTGATTGGCGGCAACGCCGTCAAGGCCGATCCCACCAAGGGCATCTCGGCCACCGACATCCCGCTGGCCGGCACCATGCCCGCCACGGTGTTCGTGGCCTTCCAGTTGATGTTCGCCATCATCACCGTCGCGCTGATCTCGGGCGCCGTGGCCGACCGGCTGAAGTTCACCGCCTGGCTGGTGTTCGCCGGACTGTGGGCGACGCTGGTCTACTTCCCCGTCGCGCACTGGGTCTTCGCGGCCGACGGTTTCGCCTCCGAGAAGGGCGGCTGGATCAACAACAAGCTGCACGCGATCGACTTCGCGGGAGGAACCGCGGTCCATATCAACTCCGGTGTCGCCGGCCTGGCGCTCGCGATCGTGCTGGGCAAGCGCAAGGGTTGGCCGACCACGCTGTTCCGGCCGCACAACTTGCCCTTCGTGATGCTCGGCGCCGGCCTGCTGTGGTTCGGTTGGTTCGGGTTCAACGCCGGTTCGGCTACCAGCTCCAACGGCTCCGCCGGAAGCACGTTCATGACCACCACCATCGCGACCGCGACGGCCATGCTCGCCTGGTTGCTGACCGAGCGCATCCGCGACGGCAAGCCCACGACCCTGGGCGCGGCGTCAGGCATCGTCGCCGGGCTGGTCGCCATCACGCCGTCCTGCTCGTCGGTCAACGTGTTGGGCGCCCTGGCGATCGGCGCGATCGCCGGTGTGGTGTGCGCGCTGGCGGTGGGGCTGAAGTTCAAGCTCGGCTACGACGATTCGCTCGACGTGGTCGGGGTGCACATGATCGGCGGTCTGACCGGCACGCTGCTGGTGGGCCTGCTCGCCGCCCCGGAGAGCCCGGCCATCAACGGTGTCACCGGTGTGTCGAAGGGATTGTTCTACGGCGGCGGCTGGTCGCAGCTGGAACGACAGGCGGTCGGCGCGTTCGCCGTCCTCTTCTACTCCGGCATCGTTACGCTGATCCTGGCGTTGATCCTGAAGTACACCATTGGGCTGCGTGTCAGCGCCGAGGAAGAGGCCACGGGCATCGACGAGATCGAGCACGCGGAGAGCGGTTACGATTTTGGAACCATCGGCGGGCAGGGGTCGGTTCTTCCGGCGGCGCGGATTCCCGTGGATGACCGTAACGGTCTCGAAGACCGGGCGGGCGACAAAGTGGAGGCAGAGCAGTCATGA
- the glnB gene encoding nitrogen regulatory protein P-II codes for MKLVTAIVKPFTLDDVKTSLEDAGVLGMTVSEIQGYGRQKGHTEVYRGAEYSVDFVPKVRIEVVVDDSIVDKVVDSIVRAARTGKIGDGKVWVSPVETIVRVRTGERGTDAL; via the coding sequence ATGAAGCTAGTCACCGCGATCGTGAAGCCGTTCACCCTTGATGACGTCAAGACCAGCCTGGAGGACGCGGGCGTTCTCGGGATGACGGTCAGCGAGATCCAGGGTTACGGACGGCAGAAGGGCCACACCGAGGTCTACCGTGGCGCCGAGTACTCGGTCGACTTTGTGCCGAAGGTGCGCATCGAGGTGGTCGTCGACGACTCCATCGTCGACAAGGTGGTGGACAGCATCGTCCGGGCGGCGCGCACCGGCAAGATCGGTGACGGCAAGGTCTGGGTGAGCCCCGTCGAAACCATCGTGCGCGTGCGCACCGGTGAGCGCGGAACCGATGCGTTATGA
- a CDS encoding [protein-PII] uridylyltransferase, whose product MTPDRPEPSGNISGTGSACGAADLAASRRQLLSEGVGLDAAALRQAWLELHESWLAAKASDLGITADSGFAIVGIGGLGRRELLPYSDLDLMLLHDNQSAEVLQRVADGLWYPLWDANVRLDHSVRTVSGALGVANNDMIAALGMLDARHIAGNATLSEELIAGARRQWRSAIRSRMDELVEMTNARWQRCGRIAQRAEPDLKSGRGGLRDVQLLDALGVAQLIDRHGMANPNMPGGSLDAAYLTLLDVRTELHRVSGRGRDQLLAQFADEISAALHIGDRFDLSRKLSGASRTIAYHAETGLRTAENALPRRGITALVRRPRRRPLDEGVVEYAGEIVLARDAHPDRDAGLVLRVAAASADTGVPIGAGTLARLAASAPAMPTPWPRESLDDLLVVLSAGPTTVATIEALDRTGLWGRLLPEWGAVRDLPPRDVSHKWTVDRHIVETAVNAAHLTTRVARSDLLMLGALLHDIGKGRGVDHCVLGADLVIPICERLGLAPPDVDTLSGMVRHHLLLPVTATRCDLNDPKTIEAVSEALGGDPQLLELLHALAEADSKATGPGVWSEWKASLIEDLVRRCRLVMAGEPLPQAEPTAPQLLSLAADHGVHVQITPCGSERLQVVMLAPDQRGLVSKAAAVLALNSLRIHSATANIHEGVAITEFVASPLFGAPPEAGLLRQQFTGALNGDVDVLGALEKRDSDAVSAATYRAGEVQVGVPVTRPTAPPRILWLEAAAPGQLVAEVRAMDRLGLLALLAQALERAQADIQWAKVNTFGSTAADVFSVAVPAGEEQDARAAVEKHLLAVLGGPAVEVLDEPVGD is encoded by the coding sequence ATGACGCCCGACCGGCCGGAACCGTCCGGGAACATATCGGGGACAGGAAGCGCCTGCGGGGCAGCCGATCTGGCTGCCTCGCGGCGCCAACTGCTGTCTGAGGGTGTCGGACTCGACGCGGCGGCACTGCGCCAGGCGTGGCTGGAACTGCACGAGTCATGGCTCGCCGCGAAGGCGTCGGATCTCGGAATCACCGCGGACAGCGGTTTCGCCATCGTCGGGATCGGTGGCCTGGGCCGCCGCGAGCTGTTGCCGTATTCCGACCTGGACCTGATGTTGTTGCACGACAACCAATCCGCCGAAGTTTTGCAGCGGGTGGCGGACGGCCTGTGGTATCCGCTGTGGGACGCCAACGTTCGCCTGGACCACAGCGTTCGCACCGTCTCCGGGGCGCTCGGCGTTGCCAACAACGACATGATCGCCGCACTGGGCATGTTGGACGCCCGCCACATCGCCGGTAACGCCACGCTGTCGGAAGAATTGATCGCCGGCGCACGACGCCAGTGGCGCAGCGCGATTCGCTCCCGCATGGACGAGCTGGTCGAGATGACCAACGCCCGCTGGCAACGGTGCGGCCGCATCGCGCAACGTGCCGAACCGGACCTGAAATCCGGACGCGGTGGCCTGCGCGACGTCCAGCTGCTGGACGCGCTGGGTGTCGCCCAGCTGATCGACCGCCACGGCATGGCCAACCCGAACATGCCCGGGGGCTCGCTGGACGCCGCGTACCTCACCCTGCTCGACGTGCGCACCGAACTGCACCGGGTCTCCGGGCGCGGACGGGACCAGCTGCTGGCCCAATTCGCCGACGAGATCAGCGCGGCGTTGCACATCGGGGACCGATTTGACTTGTCGCGCAAGCTTTCCGGTGCCAGCCGCACCATCGCATACCACGCCGAAACCGGGCTGCGCACGGCCGAGAATGCCCTGCCGCGCCGCGGTATCACGGCGCTGGTGCGGCGGCCCAGGCGCCGCCCGCTGGACGAGGGCGTCGTCGAGTACGCCGGCGAAATCGTGCTCGCCCGCGACGCCCACCCGGACCGGGACGCCGGGCTGGTGCTGCGGGTGGCCGCGGCGTCGGCCGACACCGGCGTGCCGATCGGCGCCGGCACGCTGGCCCGGCTGGCCGCCAGCGCCCCCGCCATGCCCACGCCGTGGCCGCGCGAGTCGCTGGACGACCTGCTGGTCGTCCTGTCCGCCGGGCCGACGACCGTCGCGACCATCGAGGCGCTCGACCGCACCGGGCTGTGGGGCCGGCTGCTGCCGGAGTGGGGCGCCGTCCGCGACCTGCCGCCGCGCGACGTCTCGCACAAGTGGACGGTCGACCGTCACATCGTCGAAACCGCCGTCAACGCAGCGCATTTGACCACCCGCGTCGCGCGGTCGGACCTGCTCATGCTGGGCGCGCTGCTGCACGACATCGGCAAGGGCCGCGGCGTGGACCACTGCGTGCTCGGCGCCGATCTCGTGATACCGATCTGCGAGAGGCTGGGCCTGGCGCCGCCCGATGTCGACACGCTGTCCGGCATGGTTCGTCATCACCTGCTGTTGCCGGTCACGGCCACCCGATGCGACCTGAACGACCCCAAGACCATCGAGGCCGTGTCCGAGGCGCTGGGTGGCGACCCGCAGCTCCTCGAACTGCTGCATGCGCTGGCGGAGGCGGATTCGAAGGCGACCGGCCCGGGAGTCTGGAGCGAATGGAAGGCGTCGCTGATCGAGGACCTGGTGCGCCGTTGCCGGCTCGTGATGGCGGGCGAGCCGCTGCCGCAGGCGGAACCGACTGCGCCCCAACTTCTTTCGCTGGCGGCCGACCACGGCGTGCACGTGCAGATCACTCCCTGCGGTAGTGAGCGCCTGCAGGTGGTGATGCTTGCGCCCGACCAGCGCGGGTTGGTCTCGAAGGCCGCCGCGGTGCTGGCGTTGAACTCGCTGCGCATTCACTCGGCGACGGCCAACATCCACGAGGGCGTCGCGATCACCGAGTTCGTCGCGTCGCCCCTGTTCGGTGCGCCGCCCGAAGCCGGCCTGCTGCGCCAGCAGTTCACCGGTGCGCTGAACGGCGACGTCGACGTCCTGGGTGCGCTCGAGAAGAGGGACAGCGACGCCGTGAGCGCCGCGACCTACCGCGCCGGCGAGGTACAGGTCGGGGTCCCCGTCACCCGGCCGACGGCCCCGCCCCGCATCCTGTGGCTCGAGGCCGCCGCGCCCGGCCAGCTCGTCGCCGAAGTCCGCGCCATGGACCGGCTGGGCTTGCTCGCGCTGCTGGCCCAGGCGCTGGAGCGCGCGCAGGCCGACATCCAGTGGGCCAAGGTCAACACCTTCGGGTCGACGGCGGCCGACGTCTTCTCCGTGGCCGTGCCGGCCGGGGAGGAACAGGACGCCCGCGCTGCCGTCGAGAAGCACCTGCTGGCCGTCCTGGGCGGACCCGCCGTCGAGGTCCTCGACGAGCCCGTCGGCGATTGA
- a CDS encoding DEAD/DEAH box helicase yields the protein MSVQPATRAEPGVLRGWQRRALVKYLAGQPRDFLAVATPGSGKTTFALRVAGELLTQRAAEQITVVVPTEHLKTQWALAAQRHGLALDPKFSNTNPQTSSEYHGVMVTYAQVAAHPTLHRVRTEQRKTLVIFDEIHHGGDAKTWGDAIREAFGDATRRLALTGTPFRSDDSPIPFVNYVPGPDGVLRSEADHTYGYAEALADGVVRPVVFLAYSGEARWRDSAGEEHAARLGEPLSAEQTARAWRTALDPAGQWMPAVIAAADERLRQLRTHIPDAGGMIIASDRTAARAYAGLLRKLTAEEPTVVLSDDPGSSARISEFSDGTGRWLVAVRMVSEGVDVPRLSVGIYATSASTPLFFAQAIGRFVRSRRPGETASIFVPSVPNLLQLASEMEAQRNHVLGEPHRPDEDPLDGDPATRTQTEKTDLDNGFTALGADAELDQVIFDGSSFGTATPAGSDEEADYLGLPGLLDAEQMRALLHRRQDEQLQKRAEKQAAQGSPPLPPPSMHGQLRELRRELNTLVSIAHHRTGKPHGWIHNELRRRCGGPPIAAATRDQLKARIDAVRQLTAEQA from the coding sequence TTGTCTGTGCAACCGGCCACCCGCGCGGAGCCCGGGGTGCTGCGCGGCTGGCAGCGCCGGGCGCTGGTGAAGTACCTGGCCGGCCAGCCGCGCGACTTCCTGGCCGTCGCCACCCCCGGTTCCGGGAAGACGACGTTTGCGCTGCGGGTGGCGGGCGAACTGCTCACCCAGCGCGCCGCCGAGCAGATCACCGTCGTGGTTCCGACCGAGCACCTCAAGACCCAATGGGCGCTGGCCGCGCAGCGGCATGGCCTCGCGCTGGATCCCAAGTTCTCCAACACCAACCCGCAGACCTCCTCGGAGTACCACGGGGTGATGGTGACCTACGCCCAGGTGGCCGCTCATCCGACGCTGCACCGGGTGCGCACCGAGCAGCGTAAGACCCTGGTCATCTTCGACGAGATTCACCACGGCGGCGACGCCAAGACGTGGGGGGACGCGATCCGCGAGGCGTTCGGCGACGCCACCCGCCGCCTGGCGCTGACGGGTACACCGTTTCGCAGCGACGACAGCCCGATCCCGTTCGTCAACTACGTCCCCGGCCCCGACGGCGTGCTCCGTTCGGAAGCCGACCACACCTATGGCTACGCCGAGGCCCTGGCCGACGGCGTGGTCCGCCCGGTGGTGTTCCTCGCGTACTCCGGTGAGGCGCGCTGGCGCGACAGCGCCGGCGAGGAACACGCCGCGCGGCTGGGTGAGCCGCTGTCGGCCGAGCAGACCGCGCGGGCGTGGCGGACGGCCCTCGACCCCGCCGGGCAGTGGATGCCCGCGGTGATCGCGGCCGCCGATGAGCGGCTGCGCCAGCTGCGCACCCACATCCCGGACGCCGGGGGAATGATCATCGCCTCCGACCGCACGGCGGCCCGCGCCTACGCGGGCCTGCTGAGAAAGCTGACGGCGGAGGAACCCACGGTGGTGCTCTCCGACGACCCCGGCTCCTCGGCGCGGATCAGCGAGTTCTCCGACGGCACCGGCCGGTGGCTGGTCGCGGTCCGGATGGTCTCGGAGGGCGTCGACGTGCCGCGGCTGTCGGTCGGCATCTACGCCACCAGCGCCTCGACCCCGCTGTTCTTCGCCCAGGCCATCGGCCGGTTCGTCCGGTCACGCCGGCCGGGCGAGACCGCCAGTATCTTCGTGCCGTCGGTGCCGAACCTGCTGCAGCTGGCCAGCGAGATGGAGGCCCAGCGCAACCATGTCCTCGGCGAACCGCACCGCCCGGACGAGGACCCGCTGGACGGCGATCCGGCCACCCGGACACAGACGGAAAAGACCGACCTCGACAACGGTTTCACCGCGCTGGGCGCCGACGCCGAGCTCGACCAGGTGATCTTCGACGGGTCGTCCTTTGGCACGGCGACGCCCGCGGGAAGTGACGAGGAGGCGGATTACCTCGGCCTTCCGGGGCTGCTGGACGCCGAGCAGATGCGGGCCCTGCTGCACCGGCGCCAGGACGAGCAGCTCCAGAAACGGGCCGAGAAGCAGGCGGCCCAGGGATCGCCGCCCCTACCGCCGCCGTCCATGCACGGGCAGCTGCGCGAGCTGCGCCGCGAACTCAACACGCTGGTCTCGATCGCCCACCACCGCACCGGCAAGCCGCACGGCTGGATCCACAACGAGCTGCGTCGCCGGTGCGGGGGCCCGCCGATCGCCGCGGCGACACGGGATCAGCTCAAGGCGCGCATCGACGCGGTGCGGCAGCTCACCGCCGAGCAGGCGTAG
- a CDS encoding alpha/beta hydrolase, with translation MLEVIDKGSCTDAHPVPLLFVHGGWHGAWCWGNFLDFFATAGYRAVAVSLRGHGASPTPKPLHKVSIADYIDDVRSVADDLGGAPVLVGHSLGGFVIQRYLEDRTAPAAVLVGSVPPQGVLTLAWRVWRRRPSMTLEAWSDPTLLKFLATPALAREYLFCAETPEAIVESCRQRAGAESVRAAMTDPMLRRVRTRRVNTPMLVLGAEHDGFVSVGEVRATARAYRTEPEFFGMGHNMMLEPGWLGVAKRIDGWLSARDLASRAG, from the coding sequence ATGCTCGAGGTCATCGACAAGGGGTCCTGCACCGACGCTCATCCCGTCCCGCTGCTGTTCGTTCACGGCGGGTGGCACGGCGCCTGGTGTTGGGGGAACTTCCTGGACTTCTTCGCCACCGCGGGGTATCGCGCGGTGGCAGTCAGCCTGCGCGGGCACGGCGCCAGCCCGACGCCGAAGCCGCTCCACAAGGTTTCCATCGCCGACTACATCGACGACGTCCGGTCGGTGGCCGACGATCTGGGTGGCGCACCGGTGCTGGTCGGCCATTCGCTCGGCGGCTTCGTGATCCAGCGCTACCTCGAAGACCGAACCGCGCCCGCCGCGGTGCTGGTGGGCTCAGTCCCGCCGCAGGGCGTGCTCACGCTGGCATGGCGAGTCTGGCGCCGCCGCCCGTCGATGACCCTGGAGGCGTGGAGCGACCCGACGCTGCTGAAATTCCTGGCCACCCCGGCGCTGGCGCGCGAATACCTGTTCTGCGCCGAGACGCCCGAGGCCATCGTCGAATCCTGCCGGCAACGCGCCGGTGCGGAAAGCGTTCGGGCCGCCATGACGGATCCGATGCTCCGCCGCGTCCGGACCCGCCGGGTAAACACGCCGATGCTCGTGCTGGGCGCCGAGCACGACGGGTTCGTCAGCGTCGGCGAGGTGCGGGCCACGGCCCGCGCCTACCGCACGGAGCCGGAATTCTTCGGCATGGGTCACAACATGATGCTCGAGCCGGGGTGGCTCGGCGTCGCCAAGCGGATCGACGGGTGGCTGAGCGCCCGCGACCTGGCGAGTCGGGCCGGATAA
- the ffh gene encoding signal recognition particle protein, with protein sequence MFESLSDRLTGALQGLRGKGRLTDADIEATTREIRLALLEADVSLPVVRAFVGRIKERARGVEVSGALNPAQQVVKIVNEELIGILGGQTRQLAYAKTPPTVIMLAGLQGSGKTTLAGKLAAWLRGQGHTPLLVACDLQRPAAVNQLQVVGQRAGVPVFAPHPGASPESGPGDPVAVAAAGLDEARAKHFDVVIVDTAGRLGIDDELMSQAAAIRDAVDPDEVLFVLDAMIGQDAVTTAEAFREGVGFTGVVLTKLDGDARGGAALSVREVTGVPILFASSGEKLEDFDVFHPDRMASRILGMGDVLTLIEQAEQVFDAQRAEEAAAKMGSGELTLEDFLEQMLAIRKMGPIGNLLGMLPGAGQMKDALAQVDDRQLDRLQAIIRGMTPEERADPKIINASRRLRIANGSGVTVSEVNQLVDRFFEARKMMSSMLGGMGIPGVGRKSATRKAKGAKGKKGKKGARGPTPPKVRNPLAAGMPGMPAGFPDLSHMPEGLNELPPGLADFDLSKLKFPGNPGRK encoded by the coding sequence GTGTTTGAATCGCTGTCTGACCGGTTGACCGGTGCCCTCCAGGGACTGCGCGGCAAGGGTCGACTGACCGACGCCGATATCGAGGCGACCACGCGCGAGATCCGCCTGGCGCTCCTGGAAGCCGACGTTTCGCTGCCCGTCGTGCGCGCGTTCGTCGGCCGGATCAAGGAGCGGGCCCGGGGCGTCGAGGTCTCGGGTGCCCTCAACCCGGCGCAGCAGGTCGTCAAGATCGTCAACGAAGAGCTCATCGGCATCCTGGGCGGGCAGACCCGCCAGCTGGCGTACGCGAAGACGCCGCCGACCGTGATCATGCTCGCCGGCCTGCAGGGTTCGGGTAAGACGACGCTGGCGGGGAAGCTGGCCGCCTGGCTGCGGGGGCAAGGGCACACGCCTTTGCTGGTGGCCTGCGACCTGCAGCGGCCCGCCGCCGTGAACCAGCTGCAGGTCGTCGGCCAACGCGCCGGCGTTCCGGTGTTCGCGCCGCACCCGGGCGCGTCGCCTGAGTCCGGCCCGGGCGACCCGGTCGCCGTCGCGGCGGCCGGTCTGGACGAGGCTCGCGCCAAGCACTTCGACGTCGTCATCGTCGACACCGCCGGACGGCTGGGCATCGACGACGAACTGATGTCGCAGGCCGCGGCCATCCGCGACGCCGTCGACCCCGACGAGGTCCTCTTCGTCCTCGACGCCATGATCGGTCAGGACGCCGTGACCACGGCCGAGGCGTTCCGCGAAGGCGTCGGCTTCACCGGGGTGGTGCTCACCAAGCTCGACGGTGACGCCCGGGGTGGTGCGGCGCTGTCGGTACGCGAGGTCACCGGCGTGCCGATCTTGTTCGCCTCCAGCGGTGAGAAGCTGGAGGACTTCGACGTCTTCCACCCCGACCGGATGGCCAGTCGCATCCTCGGCATGGGCGACGTGCTCACCCTGATCGAGCAGGCCGAGCAGGTCTTCGACGCGCAGCGCGCCGAGGAGGCCGCGGCCAAGATGGGCAGCGGCGAGCTCACCCTGGAGGACTTCCTCGAGCAGATGCTCGCCATCCGCAAGATGGGCCCGATCGGCAACCTGCTGGGCATGCTGCCCGGGGCCGGCCAGATGAAGGACGCGCTGGCCCAGGTCGACGACAGGCAGCTCGACCGGCTGCAGGCCATCATCCGCGGGATGACGCCGGAAGAGCGGGCTGACCCGAAGATCATCAACGCGTCCCGGCGGCTGCGCATCGCGAACGGGTCGGGTGTGACGGTGTCGGAGGTCAACCAGCTGGTCGACCGCTTCTTCGAGGCCCGCAAGATGATGTCATCCATGCTCGGCGGGATGGGGATCCCCGGTGTGGGGCGCAAGTCCGCGACGCGTAAGGCCAAGGGCGCCAAAGGGAAAAAGGGCAAGAAGGGGGCCCGCGGCCCCACCCCGCCGAAGGTCCGCAACCCGCTGGCGGCCGGCATGCCGGGCATGCCGGCCGGATTCCCCGACCTCTCGCACATGCCCGAGGGCCTCAACGAGCTGCCGCCCGGCCTGGCCGACTTCGACCTGTCCAAGCTGAAGTTCCCGGGCAACCCAGGCAGGAAGTAA
- a CDS encoding metal-dependent hydrolase family protein produces MRLHVRGRGLPDESEIQLWIVDGRVSTEPVDGADTVFGSSGFQGWIIPGMVDAHCHVGLGDHGEIPIDEAIAQAETERDTGALLLRDCGSPTDTRSLDDREDLPRIIRAGKHLGRPKRYSPGMSRELEDESQLPAAVAEEARRGDGWIKLVGDWIDRGVGDLAPLWSDDVLKAAIDTAHAHGARVTAHVFGNDAMPGLIKAGIDCIEHGTGLTDDTIALMLEHGTALVPTLINIENFPGIADAAARYPAYAAHMRDLYARCSERMGAAREAGVPIYAGSDAGSMVAHGRIADEVEALKGIGMSPTDALGAACWDARRWLGRPGLDHGASADLLCYSEDPRRGSGVLNHPDLVILRGKVFRP; encoded by the coding sequence GTGCGCCTGCACGTGCGGGGACGGGGCCTGCCCGACGAGAGTGAGATCCAGCTGTGGATCGTCGACGGCCGGGTCAGCACCGAGCCGGTGGACGGCGCGGACACGGTATTCGGCTCGTCTGGTTTTCAGGGCTGGATCATCCCCGGAATGGTCGACGCGCACTGCCACGTCGGCCTGGGCGACCACGGTGAAATTCCGATCGACGAGGCGATCGCGCAGGCCGAGACGGAACGCGACACCGGCGCCCTGCTGCTGCGCGACTGCGGATCGCCCACCGACACGCGCAGCCTCGACGACCGCGAGGACCTGCCCCGCATCATCCGCGCCGGAAAACACCTGGGCCGGCCCAAGCGCTACTCCCCGGGGATGTCGCGCGAACTCGAGGACGAGTCGCAGCTGCCTGCGGCGGTGGCCGAGGAGGCCCGGCGCGGCGACGGCTGGATCAAGCTCGTCGGTGACTGGATCGACCGCGGCGTCGGCGACCTCGCCCCGCTGTGGTCCGACGACGTGCTCAAAGCCGCCATCGACACGGCCCACGCGCACGGCGCCCGCGTCACCGCCCACGTCTTCGGCAACGACGCCATGCCCGGCCTGATCAAGGCCGGCATCGACTGCATCGAACACGGCACCGGCCTGACCGACGACACCATCGCGCTGATGCTCGAGCACGGCACCGCGCTGGTGCCCACGCTGATCAACATCGAGAACTTCCCCGGCATCGCCGACGCCGCCGCGCGCTATCCGGCCTACGCCGCCCACATGCGCGACCTCTACGCCCGCTGCTCGGAGCGGATGGGCGCGGCTCGGGAGGCGGGCGTGCCGATCTACGCCGGCAGCGACGCGGGCAGCATGGTCGCGCACGGCCGCATCGCCGACGAGGTCGAGGCGCTCAAGGGCATCGGGATGAGCCCGACCGACGCGCTGGGGGCGGCGTGCTGGGACGCGCGCCGGTGGCTGGGGCGCCCCGGCCTGGACCACGGGGCGTCGGCCGACCTGCTGTGCTATTCGGAGGACCCGCGACGGGGTTCCGGCGTGCTCAACCACCCCGATCTGGTGATCTTGCGGGGCAAGGTGTTTCGGCCCTAG